One Plasmodium sp. gorilla clade G2 genome assembly, chromosome: 12 genomic window carries:
- a CDS encoding rRNA processing WD-repeat protein, putative, with amino-acid sequence MDNQVTDESDVVNNSSEDIKKKEKIGKKKKTKKQKKEVKKSDIISCITFLSRGKKKKSLKESNDEHEKYDEYEKYSSDYNTSDGSSNEEKSHKHKKKRKKGKSDKYDVLENIFNDEREYKKNIVDDNLISKDKKYVYEDELNIEENDSIVINGKIYSDMGTIEIHIFNYDEDIFNIYDDVIIDNYPLCIETIYQSYFNEKNILAVGTLNPSIELWDINNIDMLEPLHFLGDDEMKILKKNKKRKLKKNNNIHNENENIKNISKEEIKGHTDCVTSLNSSKLLPSLLVSGSKDSTIKLWDLNNLNNLHTFSFHKKKINNLSFHSKDKNILFSTSSDKTLKIYDIRQNKVALDIHLSNIPEATIWNTHEENIILSSYIDGFINKIDIRYNNTLSNKPQSNYLVNFKSFEKSCTSLLSTHYKNLTLAGSEDGIIKAYDFNNILNEQPHCVYSKNLKKNLFYMKDNEDWPNVVFLGCDKLYDWDLFECEEIKKYFNL; translated from the exons atgGATAATCAAGTGACAGATGAAAGTGACGTAGTAAATAATTCAAgcgaagatataaaaaagaaagaaaaaattggaaagaagaaaaaaacaaaaaaacaaaaaaaggaAGTTAAAAAAAGTGATATCATTAGTtgtataacatttttatcaagaggaaaaaaaaaaaaaagtctcAAAGAAAGTAACGATGAGCAcgaaaaatatgatgaatatgaaaaatattcaag tgaTTATAATACCTCTGATGGCTCATCCAATGAAGAGAAAAgtcataaacataaaaaaaaaaggaaaaaaggaaaaagcgACAAATATGACGTCCtcgaaaatatatttaatgatgaaagagaatataagaaaaacaTTGTTGATGATAATTTAATTTCAAAGGATAAGAAATATGTGTATGAAGATGAATTAAAtattgaagaaaatgatTCTATAGTTATAAATGGGAAAATATATAGTGATATGGGTACTATagaaatacatatttttaattatgatgaagatatatttaatatttatgatgATGTTATAATAGATAATTATCCTCTATGTATTGAAACAATATATCAATCAtattttaatgaaaaaaatattctagCTGTTGGTACTTTGAATCCTAGTATTGAACTGTGGGATATAAATAACATCGATATGTTAGAACCATTACATTTTTTAGGAGATGatgaaatgaaaatattaaaaaaaaataaaaagagaaaacttaaaaaaaataataatatacataatgaaaatgaaaatataaaaaatatatctaaagAAGAAATTAAGGGTCATACTGATTGTGTTACATCTTTAAATTCATCAAAATTATTACCTTCTTTATTAGTTAGTGGTTCAAAAGATAGTACTATTAAATTATGggatttaaataatttaaataatttacatactttttcatttcataaaaaaaaaattaataatttatcatttcattcaaaagataaaaatatattattctcaACATCATCTGataaaacattaaaaatatatgatataagaCAAAATAAAGTTGCATTAGATATTCATTTATCAAATATACCTGAGGCTACTATATGGAATACACacgaagaaaatattattttatcatcttATATTGATggatttataaataaaatagatattagatataataatactttaTCTAATAAACCTCAAAGTAATTATTTAGTAAATTTCAAGTCATTCGAAAAATCATGTACCTCTTTATTATCTACACATTATAAAAATCTAACACTAGCTGGATCTGAAGATGGAATAATAAAAGCTTATGACTTTAATAACATTCTCAATGAACAACCTCATTGTGTGTATTCAAAGAATCTTAAAAAg aatttattttatatgaaagaCAATGAAGATTGGCCCAATGTTGTCTTTCTAGGATGcgataaattatatgattgGGATTTATTTGAAtgtgaagaaataaaaaaatatttcaatttataa
- a CDS encoding ubiquitin-like modifier HUB1, putative — protein MIEIILNDRLGKKIRVKCNPDDTIGDLKKLVAAQTGTRADKIRIQKWYIIYKDHITLQDYEIKDGMSLELYYN, from the exons ATGATAgagataatattaaatgatagATTAGGAAAAAAGATCAGGGTGAAATGTAATCCGGATGATACAATTggagatttaaaaaaattggtAGCAGCTCAAACAG GTACAAGAGCAGACAAAATACGAATTCAAAAAtggtatattatttataaggaTCATATAACATTACAAGattatgaaataaaagaCGGAATGAGTTTAGAACTGTATTACAactaa